From the genome of Triticum aestivum cultivar Chinese Spring chromosome 3B, IWGSC CS RefSeq v2.1, whole genome shotgun sequence, one region includes:
- the LOC123066921 gene encoding uncharacterized protein: MVLNYGHIYLGMMGLPMIVVPQGIETKGQMSIVSLRPRYPALHMNAFRISRSDECLIVKDWRKIVNDRREVLGCSNEKRGPRLGHRFIGMLQYDQSGELYMFYAILPETERVASRSDLASSSCCS; this comes from the exons atggtattgaactacggtcacatctatttaggaatgatg ggactcccgatgatagttgtgcctcaggggatcgagactaaaggtcagatgtcaattgttagcttacggccaagatatcctgcattgcacatgaatgcattcaggatttctagaagcgatgaatgcttaatagtgaaagattggaggaaaattgttaatgatcgcagagaagtactagggtgCAGCAATGAGAAGCGCGGCCCACGATTAGGacacaggttcatcggcatgctccagtatgatcaatcaggagagctatacatgttctatgctattttaccagagacagagagagtagctagcaggagtgatttagctagttcttcatgctgctcttaa